A window of Centroberyx gerrardi isolate f3 chromosome 6, fCenGer3.hap1.cur.20231027, whole genome shotgun sequence genomic DNA:
AGGGAGActctcagaggaggaggaaccatTCTGGAAGCACCTTactgcctccctctccatctgtttATCCCCAAGCCGATCTTGGTGGCACCTGTTTAGGGCATGACTGCCATTGTAGCTCCTCTGTTGGGTGTAGGACCTGCTGAAttctttgttgttgtcaaaGGACTGAGGTTTGTTCTGAGGAATGGGGTAGCTGTTCTGACGCAGCGGACTAGGGTTGGAAGGTCTAGAGTTGACGGGTCTGTGAAAGGGAGAAGGCTGGGAGCTGGATGGGAGCTGGTGGTTTTGGGACAGCTGATAGGAAGATTTGTTTAGTTGGGAAGAACATTGTGAAAATGGTAGATTAGATGCATGTGATGAGTGCTGGTGTTGAGTACTGTATGATGAAGGCAGCTTTTGCTGGGAGTAGGTGGGAGTGGACTCACTCTTTTGGTAAATGGCATGGCGTTTGGTTGGACTTGTGAGTCCTCCCCATGGGCTGACATGTTGTGGCGAGGTCAGCATCATCTCCAATGGATCCTCATCAACATTTATCTCTACCTCTGTAAAAGCACTTCCTGTTGAGTCATGGCAAAACTGGAAACAGTCATTGTTTACAGAAGGGCCCATGTAAGTTCTCGACACCCCGTGCTCCAGTTCTGACACTGGCCCTGTGGGATCATACACCTCCTCATACACACTCTCTTCTGCCTCACCAACCTCCTCACTACCGCCCCTCTGCATCTGAATATTACCCCAACCCACAATGTCCTCTTTCCCCAAACCCTGAGGCACCTTGGCTGGAGAAGACCCCAAGCTGTTTGAAGGGGTGCTGTACATAGAGTCTGCCTGAAGATGGATGGTCTGTTCCTTCAGGTTGTACACTGATGTAGGCGACAACACCTCCTCATCCAGAATGGTGTAGACCTCCTCTTGCTCAGTGGTCTCTGGGCTGGcgaggagagggggaacaggTGGGTCTACCTGGGAAGTCTTACGTGGTGAAAGGATTTCATGGTTTGTATGATTGGTCTTTTGAGCTGCCTTTTGAGGACTGATAGGGCGTTTCATTGTGCCTGTGTGATTAGATGCTCTGGTGGTCTTGAGAGGAGACATGAAATCATGCGATGCTTTGCTTGGGGTGGTAGGCTTGAAGTTTGACTGGTGTAGGGTGTGGGACATTTGAGTGGTGGTGTGGGAAGGGGCATTAAGGACATGATCAATGCTCTTGTAACCATTAGATAATGTTGTAAGATTGACCTGGTCAACAGTGCTatcaaactgaccaatcagagcagagatagAACCACAGGTGTCGTTCTCATTGCCTAAGGAAACAGCATCAATGAGTCTGGAGATGGCACTGTCATGCAAGAAGCCAGGACTCTTCAGATCAAAGTGGTCCACACTGACAGCGGAGAGAGGGGCCACAGAGGAGGCGGCAGAATAGGAGGATGAGGAGTCTGAAGGTGCAACTGTGAATGTCGTGCTGTTTGAAGATGTCTCTGGTTTATTTGATCTCCTCTGGCTGTTCCCAGACGGTGAGCTGAAACAGTTTTTCTCTGTTCCTGTGGAGATGATCTTTGCTTTGTTTCCTCcgctgacttctgattggtctTTGTCATCTACACTTCTTGCTTCTCCACCAATAACCAGATAAGAGGTCTCTTCTGATTGGTCGAGTTCTTTATTTCTATTGATGTATGTCTTAGAAGGGGAGCAGACGCTAGGGTCGATAGAGGCCGATGATTCAATGAGGACGTCCACAGAGGAAGACCTGGGCCGGTCAAAGGGGCAAGTTCCTATGGACAcagaaaattaaacaaaattttTTATAAATTTAGCTATACGTTCTACAATAGAACGTAGAACACCAAGCCAACCAACAATTAACTGACAACAATTAACAGTCCAGCCAACACAAGCCACTTGCAATGCACAGACAAATGGAATGTACCACCAAGTACAACTGTGAAGGGGAGGCTGGAAAATGAGGCTGTGAAGGTAAAAAAAGGAAGAATCCATATTTGCAAACACCAATTTAGGAAAGAGATGGTCAAATGGGATCAATTTGGTCAAATGGGATCAGATGACACAGCAATATTTTTCTCAAACCACTTTAGTACAAAATACACTGGGTGGACGCAATACTGGTATGTTTTTGAATGACGCAACCTTCAGACAATAGGTGTTTTAGATTACCTGCAGGGATATCCTAGTCAGTTCTCTACTATAAAGAAACACAATAGAATGAAGATGGGACAGAAAAGGCAAGTTAAGGTATTAGGGAGAATAGTCTGTAGTCTGTCAGTTCACATGATTACTGTGCATCAATGTTAGCTATTTGGAGAAGGCTAAGTGAGACAAAGGAGAGGAATTAGAAAAGTTAGCATTAGTCAAAGTGCAAAGCCATCCGAGGCAAAATGCAGCCAAAGACATTTCAACTCTAAGCATTTTGTCACAAACACAGTAGCAAGTCTGACATATAATTTAATGACATTACTTGGATAACACAGCGAAGGCATATTGTTCCCAAAGCCAATAGTGATTCTGTGATCACAACACTACAAAACACTGTTGGTTGGTTTGTGTGAGTATGACATAATGCATCCTGAATCTTACAAAACCTCTAATGCTTTACGTTGAACAGATGTAATTTTGAGTTTTATTCCAGAATATAACTAAGCTTTCAAAGGGCCAGAGTAGAATACCCACCAATGACAGTGTCTGCACCCATATCATGCTGTTCCTTGTCCGGGGAGCAGAGGGACAGCTGCCCTTGCAGGAGTCTGTCCAAGGGCATGGAGATAGGCCTGTGGGCAAGGGGGACCCGGGGTAGTTGACGTCTCTCCACACCTGCCTCCTTCCCTGCTATGCACTCTCCtcctgcccctgcccctgctCCTGTGCTGTTATTTCGGTCTGATATAGAAGCCACTGACTCTGCTAGGGCCATCTTGGTCTTCTTGCGTCCCTTAGCAGGGGCACTGACTGTGCGCCGCAGCAGGTGATCGCTGATGGAGCGTTTCCTAAGGGCAGCACTAGAGTTTCTGTCCACCGTAGACTTAGAAGAACGGTTAAACAAACCCCGGATGCCTCGCAGCTGACGACCCTGAGGGCAGGAGGATTAGaacagggagggaaaaggaaataaaagggaaaaaagaatggtaaaaaagaggaaaataagtTTGCttcttaaaaacacattttcaaccAAGATGCACATCTGAGAATAAACAGAACTCTTCACACTTCAgacattaatatttaataaaacaatCAAAAGACACATGTATTGCACTCAGCTTAGTGCAAAGTCAACAATGGCTTTTTGTATGCATTGCCAATAGATGGCACCATTACCTCCCAAGTCACCACAACAAACAGGCTGCAAAAAGCCATTGTAGATTATGCATGCATAATCTACAATGCTTGCTTTTTTTAATGTAGTACTGCATATGTTCTTCTTAAAGAACAGTTCTTCGAAATAAAACTTAATGCCAGCAGCAAACTCAAATGGCCTTATAAGCAAATTGTATAAAGTCTTAATTGTTtaatgtcacacacaaacaacccaCTGTGGATACAGCAGAACACAAAACTGCACTTTTGCATTCATGCATCACAGTTTCATGCAGCATACAGACCCTATGGTATCAGGATACCTTGTTAGATCCTAGAAAGTGCATTATGGTAAAGCTGGGGTTCAGGACTAGAGGACTCCACTAGAAAGACAAAGGATTGAAGGAGCATAGCTTGAATGGTGTGTTGGGATGAGAAAAACcaacaaatattgtttttgacAACTTTTCCGTTTACCTCCCGAATGTACCCTCAATTGTCAAAAGAGGTTCACAGGGGGGATATTAGAGGTAAACATATCAGCGCTATAGAGTACTTACCTTCCCATAGATGTCATGCACTGATACATGCACAAAGATGGAAGCCTCGGTCAACCCCTCCAAGTAAACATGTCTGTAACCTGTTGTTagagatgaagggaaagagTGAGAATATAAgtggtgagtgagcgagagcatgagtaaatgagtgaatgagtcaAAGACAGATAACAGCTGTAACCAGACTGTTGATTGTGTACTAGTTGCCTGAGGAGAGGGCATCAGGAGTTCAGAGATAACTTGTCACTTGAATGTGGACAAGAATAACCTGCCATGCCACAGGTCTTTTATAATACGAATCATGGTTCACCAAACACAAGATAATATGGCCAACAGCAATAGCACTGCCAATGCCATGGGGGATATCATGTGAGTAAgtgtgagcgtgcatgtgtgtgtgtctgtctgtccatctgtcttgCAATAGCTACAATGATACTAATTGACAATGACATCTTGTGTCCCCCATTAAGTGCATGTCATTCACACACAGTCCTCTGCATAAACTAAATacacaaaaatcacaaaaaagtcCCAAATGTTTAATTTCCCAGCAGATGGAATGTTGAAAAACTGAGGAATACTGCACAGACCAGGCATAAGGCTGCTGAAGGCAACAGTCCGTTGGCCAACAAAGTCTCGTCCAATGGGGTCATGGTCCCAGACGAGGAAACGCACCAGAGCCACCTCAGCCATGTGGAGAGTAAAGGACAGTGTCTCTTCCCATACTGGATTAAAaccttgggggggggggaagcaaaTACTTAGTATCTGTTACATTCAGTATCTGTTAGATTGAAGAGAGCATTCAAGCAAATACTAGTAATATGTGTATCAAGCCAGACATCCAAAAATGAAGAGACGGAGATGATAAGATGATTTGTCCAATCATCTTATTTAATGGATCAATGCCCCTGCACAGTAATCTCATAATACTATTGAGCTCCCAGGACCAAATAACCTTTTCCAGCGGAGGctttccccctccccctgctgTGGTCGCTCCCCTTGGGGACAGGCCAGGATAAACACCAGACCCCCTTCTCTTCTGCTTCGTTCATGCCAACACACTAGGGAATTAGTCTGACTCTTGAGCCCGACAGTACTCGACAGGCCAAAGTAAAACGCAACTTCAGTAGCTATAGCATTGTATCATTTAAACTCTGTTTTATAGGGATGGGGGCAATATTTATTAGAAGTTCATAGAGGTGACTTAATTGTATGAGATTACATTAGCTATTGCTTGTGTGCCATACATatctgataatgataataagaaaaacaatcaatcaattaatttacaaagcacttttctaaacaaagttacaaagcgctttgcagaggataaaaaaacaacaacataaaatcaacagcaaaagctATAAAAACACAGTAAGTGATATATAAGGAGTCATAGAAGGGAGCCCAGGAACAATAGTGAAAGGTCACATGAAGCAAGTCATTATATAGTTTTAAGAAGTGTTTAGTACAGTATAATGTATGTTTTTGgtagagtatgtgtgtgtgtgtgtgtgtgtgtgtgtgtgtgtgtgtgagagagagagagagagagagacagcgtgcgtgtgtgtctaacCATTGTCATCTACAACTCGTGTCTGTTCTTTGCAGCAGTCAACAGGCAGGCCGATGATCTCCACCTCGACAAAGGGGTCGATAATCTGATGAAGAGGGAAGGGCAATAACATTACTAAATGGCAAGGTTTAGCAATTCTATTAATTCTATTAAGCAATTCTATAAATACAGTTCAAAGAATAATTTATGCTGTTGAACGTGTCTCTGCTGAATGTAAATTGAGTACATCTCTGTATGTGGTTGTTTGAGCATGGACATTTACaagcatctgtgtttgtgtataggtgtgtgtgtgtgtgtgtgagtgagagagagagagagagagagagagagagagagagagcttgcatgcacacatatgtgcatctatgtgtgtgtacctctccACGGTCTCCAAGCATGGAGTCTGGTGGTTTGGGCAGCTGTTGTCCACTAATGATCTTGAGAATCAGCTGTTTCTTGGGGTAAGCTGGAAGTGGGTCATCAGAGAATGGGTTGAAGGAGCCTAGAGGGGATAaaagacagtagaagaagaattGTGATTCATTGTCatctctccactgtgtgtgtgtgtgtgtgtgtgcgtctgtgtgtgtgcctgtttccATACATATACATGCAAGGGTGGAGgtaacaaaatacatttattcttatttctgtaattgagtagctttttttgaatatatttgaagtcagtaattttacttttatttgagTATGTTTGACTGAAGAATGGCACCTTGCTACATTGTAattcacatccattacagagtaaaACATTTGTATTCTCTCCGTGAGTATTGCACATAGACCATAAAAAATAACCTGTGCAAGCACGCAAAGGCAGCGTTAACTAACTGTAACAATAACTGATCAAATTCATTCATGATAGCAGTTTAGTTAACACTAGTCAAAAAGCCATCCATCCTTATTGGGTTGTTGtttagctagtttgctagccttgcttgctagttggatagctaaaaaaaaaaaaaaaaagttttcataGATACCATCAATAAATATTCCTGCATAAATAACCAGTGATTCAAAGTTCTTTttgaatgtgtgcatgcatgtgtgcctgcAGCATGTTTGTTTCAGTACCTTTGCACATGGGAGGGGGCTTGAGGACGTATCCACTACCTCCATTAACCATGAATTTGGCTCTATTGAGCTGCATCATCCTGCCCTCTGTCTGGTAGTTCAGGGcgactggaagagagagaaagagacagaaagaaggatgTTTATTTAGCTGCCCAATCCACTGTTCAGCCTCTAGTCCCAATATGATATTCATTAATCCTATCTGTATCCAGATATTAAATAAACTGCGGAAATCACTGTGAGGTTAATCATTAATCTGCTGTAAAAATCAATAGGTGGCAGAGACCCATATAAACAGAGTGATTAATCTCTTTATCAGTCATTATGTTTTACATTCATTAAACGTTGctcttttgtttattcattcgTTTAATCTTTCGTTATAGGAAGGGGAAAGCCTTTTTTCCACACACAAcctaaattttaaaaataaataaataaatatgtgcagggaaacaaaaagaaaatggaaacagACAAAGGGGATGAATCACAGCTGTTTCAAACACAATCCAGTTCAGGAGTATTTGTAAGTGACAGGGAGATTAcatcattctctttttctcttttttgttgtcACCTTTGTTACTGTTGCTTTTGTTGTACAGTGTGGCTGCTTTGGCAATTTAAAAACTGTTATGACACCAatattcaaattgaattggattggattgattggattggggagagagaaacagagaaccACAGATTCCTTGGATCTTGGATTTCTTGAATCTGTTCAATCCCGGAACAGACAATTTTTTGTGTCATTCTTTCATTAAATTGGTTCCCATCCCTCTCCCTTTATTTTCAACCCCTCCCCTTCTTTTCAACCCTTcatctcattttcatttatctATGTATTTTTCCCTTATCCTCACAAATTCCTGTCCTGGCTGTAACCAAatacactcacagacacagaaacaaccCCAcacaacatgcaaacacataaacaactCTGTTCAACTGGATTAGTGCTAATCGCACTCATATCCATTAGTCTCTGCACAGATGACTGAGCTGGGACAAACCATGATATGATATGTGTGTAAATGAAGTGTGTGATGTGCATGGCCCAgatgcaaagtgtgtgtgtgtgtgtgtgtgtgtgtgtgtgtgtgtgtgtgagtgtgtattatACTGCAAACGTGGTAGGCAGTGTGCTTTGATTGTGTGTTGAGTATAGTGCACCTTTTTGGCAGTCTGTGCgcgtgttttagtgtgtgtgtgtgtgcatgtgcgcgtgtgcatgtgtgtgtgcctgcaatGGTATGCCGTGTCAATTGGTCCATGCTGTCCAGATGTGTAATGGCAGGCATATGGCTGAAGGGAAAGCACCTGGCGTTGGCACTGACAGGACAAGGCCCCTTTGGGTCAGAGGCTTAGAGTGACGGACAGCTGTCTTACCCAGTTGGCAGCCTGTATTCCAGTAGAACTGGGGGTTGAAGTTAGATGAGTCGATGCGATAGGCTGAGGGGTAAATCCGTGACAGCTGTCTCTGGTTGAAAGCCAGGAACTGTTCGGCTCTGTGATTGACCAGAGACTGGGCCCTGGTCTCGCTGAATGACAGAACATCACCTGGAGTACCTGAGAGAATCATGGGTTGGGCATGAGAAAATCACTTTAAGGGAGagattatggtgtgtgtgtgtgtgtgtgtgtgtgtgtgtgtgtgtgtgtgtgtgtgtatgtgtgtgagctttGGTGTTTCACCTTCATTCAGACACTCCTGTGAGGCGACAGAGTTGGTAAACACCACCAGGTTTGACAGATCTCTACTCAGTTTCatcgtcttcctcttccttccacTCCTAAAACAATGGCCACAACAAGAGAACGCAGAGGAGTGTGAGTGAGATCTTCTAGAGAAAGAGATACACCCCATGAGATCAGTGAAGTAGCtacagatagacagagggatggagaggaagacatACACAACCCCATCCACCCTCTTTACGCATTTACGGTGACAACAGCATAGCAGGCAAAGAGGATTGTCCATCAGCGTGGCAGCTTGCAAACCGTAGGGAAGAGCATCAAAGGGAAAAAGCTTCATAGGGACCAGAGCACATGCAGTGCAGGAAGAtttgcacgcacgcacacacacacacacacacacacacacacacacacatacacatacatctacacacatatacacacacacacagtcagtcagatagacattCAGGAGCATGCTTGCAGAAATCTGCATCGTGACAGTTCCCGAGGACATGCATACATGAATATGTAACATGAAGAGAAACTGGaagaacaaagacagacaaaggcCATATACACAGAGAGCTactgaaggagaaaaaaacaactgcattTCCATACTTCCTGCCcaatgtacacactcacacagacagggagagagaagaaaagtgactcagagatagacagagagagagagagtgtgtgtgagagagaattagagtctaaaaaatagagaaataatgCCTGTACACTGTGCTTTTCTGAGGTCCTTCATTTGAGTGACATTTCAAATGTACACCAGGACACATCAAGGTAATTTTGGCTCCTTTCTTAAGTCTCTGCTACTAGAAAGTAGTTTTAGCATCAAAAGGAGGCTGTGGTCCAAATCTGGACTTAAGCCATGTTAAAAGACATTCAGCACTGTAAAGAGTGTCGCAGTAAGATTACACATGAAAGGATTAGGAATCAAGACCATTTAAGTACATGAGGCTGCCCCTCCTTCGCTGGCAGCCGAATGCTGTGCTGTCAGTGGTTTTTTGGGCTTGGAGCAGTAACTTTAAGTCCATGATTCTCTTCCCCACGGACATAATTGATTGCTGAAAATGCCTTGGTGGTTCGCATTGCACTACTGATGCTCTGGATTGGTTTATGCTCCCAGCAATTAGGAACCATCAAACCTCTCAGCTGTGGGTGGTGTCAGTGAGTGTCAGTGAGTGCCAGGCAGGGCCCAGTGTTGGGGTGAAGTGTAGATTTAAGGTCACCTGTTTAACTGTCCTCCGGCCTCCCTCCCAGAGCCCTCCTGATCATCATCCTCCTTCTCCACACTCTGGCATGATAGCCTGGATTTGGAGTGCCTCTGGAtaatgggcacacacacaaacacgtataATTACATGAAGGTTTGCCTAACATTTATTGCCCTATCTTTGAAACATTGGAAAACTGATAAATACTGCATACATCACTCGGTACAAGTTAATTTCCAGTTGAAATGCTTTTTATGGCGCATATTAAGCGTGATTTACGGACAAATGTGTTTACACTGATACTGTACTGTGTACTTATACTAATAATAGAGATTCATTCActctcatacacaaacacagcatgcACACCTCCCATGAACAAATTTGCTGCTTCTTTATTTCATCTTAACACAAGCGTATGTTGTAACAAGCATATGTTGTAGTGCCGCCCCCACATACTGtattacatacatgcacatgttCCCGCCCACATACAGACTGGTGCTATGAGAGCGCTTTGGTTGTCAGTGGTCTTTGATAGTTGTGTGTCTTTGGTAAAGTGTGCATGTTTTGTAGCAATTGCTGTGTTATCCGTAGAGTGTGTTGTTGTAATAgttgtttgcgtgtgtatgtgtgtgtgtgggcgggtgtGTTAGGTATAGTGTATGTGCTTGGTAATTATACAGAGTGTGTATTTGGTGGAGCATGTGTTTCTATGAGAGGAGCAACATTTCTATTAGAGCTAAAGTGGAGttgagaagaggatgagggTCGCGGTAATTGCAGGGTTTGGGCTGCTTGCCAACAtattacacacactcatgtaaatcacgcatacacacagacacaaacgcgcgcgcgcacacacacacacacactcacaacacatACGTGTAGGAGGATGCATAATGCAAAGAGGgaggaatgaaagaatgaagaggagaagtgAGTGGGTAAACAGAGGAAAAGGGGAGACAATGGAAAGTGAaaggatgaaggaggtggaagGGGGATAGAGGAAGAAAGTCAGAGTGAATAATAACCAGGATGAGGAATCAGGGGGTATAGAGAGaatatttggggaaaaaaaacataaacaagcacacacacacaacattgaTGTCCAAATCTATCTTTCATCAAAGGGATACAACAGATGTAAAAACTGAACGAGGAGATGAATTGATGCTGAATTCATCAGATAAAAGCAGAGAACCTCAAGGAGAGGGGCAGCACTCGAAAACATATTCTAAGCAGTTTGTCAACACAGCCATCCCTCTTGAGGCCAACACATTAGCAACATTCAAAGAGACAAACATCTGGTTGTCTTATACCTCAGAGAGGATCCAATCAAGAAAGTGCATAACTTAGATCTGGATGTATAATTCACAGATGCACATAATACATGCACTCATTTCAAAGGATTAGCAGTGTGGAACTGGAAGATTAGTATGACAATATTAATTATGATTGTACCATAGGCCATATACTACCATAGGCTAAAGATAAGAGGGTGATATGTTTGCAATTTCTATGTGTGACTTTGAGGGAGTTTTTACCTTGAGT
This region includes:
- the plch1 gene encoding 1-phosphatidylinositol 4,5-bisphosphate phosphodiesterase eta-1 isoform X1, with product MEEFCSSFFRPSALSGHKVRSTFIYGPTEKSAVLPVATLLAQNVYHVGGSVAVPQKCRLVQIVERCMSVMQSGTQMVKLKAGSKGLVRLFYLDEHRSCIRWKPSRKSEKAKITIDSLYKVTEGRQSDIFHRHAEGSFDPACCFTVYHGNHMESLDLVTSNAEEARTWVTGLRYLMAGISDEDSLAKRQRTHDQWMKQTFEEADKNGDGLLNIEEIYQLLHKLNVNLPRRKVKQMFQEADTDDQQGTLTYEEFSVFYRMMSLRRDLFLLMMAYSDRKDHLTAEELANFLRSEQKMASVTPECCADIIEKFEVSDENKQRGVMGIEGFTSFMRSPTCDVFNPLHHEVNQDMEQPLCNYFIASSHNTYLTGDQLLSHSKTDMYAWVLQFGCRCVEVDCWDGPDGEPMVQHGYTLTSKITFKSVIETINKYAFINNQYPVILSIENHCSIQQQKKIAQYLREILGDKLDVGDTLGRDSRTLPSPHSLQGKILIKGKRLPAYLSADIEEGEVSDDDSADEIEDDFKLKNSNSNGHHQVESHIRKKLDSLLKESQIGDKEDTDSFSIRALLRATHQGIQKNLRQSSKGVLKKSQSRSFIASLKQKRHSKSRLSCQSVEKEDDDQEGSGREAGGQLNRSGRKRKTMKLSRDLSNLVVFTNSVASQECLNEGTPGDVLSFSETRAQSLVNHRAEQFLAFNQRQLSRIYPSAYRIDSSNFNPQFYWNTGCQLVALNYQTEGRMMQLNRAKFMVNGGSGYVLKPPPMCKGSFNPFSDDPLPAYPKKQLILKIISGQQLPKPPDSMLGDRGEIIDPFVEVEIIGLPVDCCKEQTRVVDDNGFNPVWEETLSFTLHMAEVALVRFLVWDHDPIGRDFVGQRTVAFSSLMPGYRHVYLEGLTEASIFVHVSVHDIYGKWSPLVLNPSFTIMHFLGSNKGRQLRGIRGLFNRSSKSTVDRNSSAALRKRSISDHLLRRTVSAPAKGRKKTKMALAESVASISDRNNSTGAGAGAGGECIAGKEAGVERRQLPRVPLAHRPISMPLDRLLQGQLSLCSPDKEQHDMGADTVIGTCPFDRPRSSSVDVLIESSASIDPSVCSPSKTYINRNKELDQSEETSYLVIGGEARSVDDKDQSEVSGGNKAKIISTGTEKNCFSSPSGNSQRRSNKPETSSNSTTFTVAPSDSSSSYSAASSVAPLSAVSVDHFDLKSPGFLHDSAISRLIDAVSLGNENDTCGSISALIGQFDSTVDQVNLTTLSNGYKSIDHVLNAPSHTTTQMSHTLHQSNFKPTTPSKASHDFMSPLKTTRASNHTGTMKRPISPQKAAQKTNHTNHEILSPRKTSQVDPPVPPLLASPETTEQEEVYTILDEEVLSPTSVYNLKEQTIHLQADSMYSTPSNSLGSSPAKVPQGLGKEDIVGWGNIQMQRGGSEEVGEAEESVYEEVYDPTGPVSELEHGVSRTYMGPSVNNDCFQFCHDSTGSAFTEVEINVDEDPLEMMLTSPQHVSPWGGLTSPTKRHAIYQKSESTPTYSQQKLPSSYSTQHQHSSHASNLPFSQCSSQLNKSSYQLSQNHQLPSSSQPSPFHRPVNSRPSNPSPLRQNSYPIPQNKPQSFDNNKEFSRSYTQQRSYNGSHALNRCHQDRLGDKQMEREAVRCFQNGSSSSESLPGLSGVPISLCNDRGLYSPTSDFDVVYSQVDYDCFTPSSASSASHYTQPPSQCQTQSYIQTQPQNQMFSHINNRHQTLSETGASLQTSLGPFSALPESGPITSKAPSPCKSKSLGDLTSEDISCNFQSKYHIISRSFITPHMTNHKRMGTLGDVTFQSQSSDPLTEQLRKLVTLEGDDSDRDRPQSPQLPQVAKPPLSQPQPQPPNTAPSAPRDIDDSPPLLTRRLSSRSQSRVRHINSRARERQQEALKPRPGVVINSTASIGGVVLRNKPASQNPPANRHSTGSYIAGYLGQLEDRGLPEGACTSLRYGYGDHYGDRYYTDDSLPPADSSCSTSEPEVYFLLRL